The proteins below come from a single Eubacterium limosum genomic window:
- a CDS encoding SpaH/EbpB family LPXTG-anchored major pilin translates to MKFKKLISKKGFKKAVTAALTLTMLFSSVASVFAAGEGIPDPAIDRSITIHKYRMDDITEAKVRCDGTVQTVPSTAVALQDVQFKITKMQDSDVTKQDTSWTPVTLTTNAQGTATITGNSKLPMGIYLVQEIDNPAVDIKAADCLVSLPLTNPAGDGWIYDVHIYPKNQLKPGPEIDKFITELDNKHDTCDISQENKWIIETTMPDDMATCDVYQITDVLDTRLDFVSGSTELYRVDIHGNRVKMSTGGYTVNEPTTANGRKLTVTLNDTGKKEAAQSLQDIKKPSVYSLGQDNNVGTINIEFRTVLNKTAEGSMGQAIYNGASLDYTNNLHVKYDQVSVPDDKKPETHTTGINLVKVDSTNRNIALPGAKFKIYRSESDANKGINAIVDPTDHAKDWEVTTDAQGKAHFYGIEYGVMGDKHNSLDAVTWYWLVETQAPQNVNGVDYQLSKKPFKVRADSVSHLTANSVTITNVPKYDLPFTGANGGTTFIIGAGICLIAAGALIVIRIKKSKKAE, encoded by the coding sequence ATGAAATTTAAAAAATTAATATCAAAGAAAGGATTTAAAAAAGCAGTGACCGCGGCGCTGACCCTGACCATGCTGTTTTCATCTGTGGCCAGTGTCTTTGCGGCAGGCGAAGGGATTCCAGATCCTGCTATCGACCGCAGCATCACCATCCACAAATACCGGATGGACGATATTACAGAGGCAAAGGTAAGGTGTGACGGAACCGTTCAGACGGTGCCGAGTACCGCTGTTGCTTTGCAGGACGTACAATTTAAAATCACGAAAATGCAGGACAGCGACGTTACCAAACAGGATACGTCATGGACACCGGTTACGCTGACGACCAATGCCCAGGGAACGGCAACCATTACCGGCAACAGTAAGCTCCCAATGGGGATCTATCTGGTGCAGGAAATCGACAACCCCGCTGTGGACATCAAAGCAGCCGATTGTCTGGTCAGTTTACCGCTGACGAATCCGGCAGGTGACGGATGGATCTATGATGTGCATATCTATCCCAAAAACCAACTGAAGCCAGGCCCGGAAATTGATAAATTCATCACCGAATTAGACAACAAACATGATACCTGCGATATCAGCCAGGAAAATAAGTGGATCATCGAAACAACTATGCCGGATGACATGGCCACCTGCGATGTCTACCAGATTACCGATGTGTTGGATACAAGACTTGATTTTGTATCGGGCAGTACGGAACTGTATCGTGTCGATATTCACGGAAACCGTGTAAAGATGAGCACCGGCGGCTACACTGTCAATGAGCCAACAACTGCAAATGGCAGAAAATTAACCGTCACGCTGAATGACACGGGCAAAAAGGAAGCCGCGCAGTCCCTGCAAGACATTAAAAAACCAAGTGTTTACAGTTTAGGTCAGGATAACAATGTGGGTACCATCAACATTGAATTCCGAACGGTCTTAAACAAAACCGCTGAGGGTTCCATGGGACAGGCGATTTACAATGGCGCTTCCCTGGATTACACCAACAACCTGCATGTCAAATATGATCAGGTATCCGTACCCGACGACAAAAAACCGGAGACACATACAACCGGTATTAACCTGGTGAAGGTAGACAGCACCAACCGAAATATCGCATTGCCGGGTGCGAAGTTCAAAATCTATCGCAGTGAAAGTGATGCGAATAAAGGGATTAATGCCATCGTTGACCCGACCGATCACGCCAAAGATTGGGAAGTGACAACTGACGCCCAGGGTAAAGCACATTTTTACGGAATTGAGTACGGCGTCATGGGCGACAAGCATAACAGTTTAGACGCGGTCACCTGGTACTGGCTCGTGGAAACACAGGCCCCTCAGAACGTCAATGGTGTGGATTATCAGCTTTCGAAAAAACCGTTCAAAGTGAGAGCCGATTCTGTTTCACACTTAACTGCCAACAGCGTAACCATCACCAATGTACCCAAATATGACCTGCCATTTACAGGCGCAAATGGCGGTACGACGTTCATCATTGGAGCTGGGATCTGCTTGATTGCTGCGGGTGCATTGATTGTAATAAGAATTAAAAAGTCGAAAAAGGCTGAATAA
- a CDS encoding MSCRAMM family protein, translating to MKKHLRKIGVTTLCLFLMFSFLSGFLLSIHTAWAASERQAAPATETTVPQTDSKDAQGASPKDDQGNYIVGNSGEGVVTLSANPEYLKTVPLGDHKKSMISTYAAGWDDGVIYSSDFASPDGTDIITTTTPIIRISDNGVDGIAYCADPTLNIPSETTGPNIPITYIRDSANVQSYRIRNVMYHGYHDGQSGEYYVQTWAAIRVLAGISSYSSYYMTDPVVADLVNTKSYQDPPNWNASWSIVAEREEATWNRATQRQETGWFQTVCSNISEHGQYTVNLPQGVHAIARNTSGQTYGDYTGSFSIYDDDDFMLYADGSYSGDVSATITPTTAKRFSTDASIPDACVIYYPDVPNTQRLFVSLAVGSGNMSASYKATFKGKNVYSQFTKTDEETLDGLQNAHLQIYNKDTDELVAEADTDELGRFHVELFPGDYYIKETKAPHDHVLSTDPIYFIVTGTEDAMTMDVPNAAKKVEFSFEKVDENGQAMPGVEFELYACKYDKAYSDQTGIKPGESDKHSHSELAGADDSCWTTVIKKLTSDTNGNVNFGELRSGEYNLVEVKTKAGYQLPKGQWRVTIDAEANTIDIKAKGKPLAPAVKKTATGLQLVNYPNPQMPYAGTNDSNRLLFSLLGALLLGMAFVAGYKKFEERGKK from the coding sequence TTGAAAAAACATTTGCGGAAAATAGGGGTCACAACCCTGTGTCTGTTCTTAATGTTTTCCTTCCTGAGTGGTTTTCTCCTGTCCATTCATACGGCCTGGGCTGCATCGGAGCGTCAGGCGGCACCGGCAACAGAAACGACGGTACCACAGACGGATTCAAAGGATGCGCAGGGCGCATCTCCCAAAGATGATCAGGGCAACTATATTGTCGGAAATTCCGGAGAAGGGGTTGTCACACTCTCGGCCAATCCAGAATATTTAAAGACGGTTCCCCTTGGGGATCACAAAAAGTCTATGATCAGTACTTATGCTGCAGGCTGGGATGATGGGGTGATCTACAGTTCAGACTTTGCAAGCCCAGACGGCACCGACATTATTACCACCACGACACCGATCATCCGGATCAGTGATAACGGCGTTGATGGTATCGCGTATTGCGCCGATCCAACGTTGAATATTCCGTCTGAAACAACCGGGCCGAATATTCCAATCACCTATATCCGGGACAGCGCCAACGTACAGAGCTACCGAATTCGAAATGTCATGTATCATGGCTACCATGATGGGCAGAGCGGAGAATACTATGTCCAGACCTGGGCTGCCATTCGTGTGCTTGCCGGAATATCCAGTTACAGCAGTTATTACATGACCGATCCTGTCGTCGCTGATCTGGTCAACACCAAGAGCTATCAAGACCCACCCAACTGGAATGCGAGCTGGAGCATTGTCGCGGAGCGAGAGGAAGCGACCTGGAACAGAGCAACCCAGCGACAGGAAACCGGGTGGTTTCAGACAGTATGTTCGAATATTTCAGAGCATGGCCAATACACTGTGAATCTGCCGCAAGGTGTCCACGCGATTGCCCGGAACACTTCCGGACAGACCTATGGAGACTATACGGGCAGCTTTAGCATTTATGACGACGATGATTTTATGCTTTATGCTGATGGCAGCTATAGCGGCGACGTGAGCGCAACCATTACCCCAACCACCGCCAAGCGTTTCAGTACCGATGCCAGTATTCCCGATGCCTGTGTGATCTATTATCCAGATGTTCCCAATACACAGCGCCTTTTTGTGTCCCTTGCCGTGGGATCAGGGAACATGTCCGCAAGCTATAAGGCAACTTTTAAAGGGAAGAACGTCTATAGTCAATTCACGAAAACCGATGAAGAAACCCTTGACGGCTTGCAGAACGCCCATCTTCAGATCTATAACAAAGACACGGATGAACTGGTTGCAGAGGCGGATACGGACGAGCTGGGACGGTTTCATGTGGAGCTTTTCCCGGGAGATTATTACATTAAAGAGACAAAAGCGCCACACGATCACGTTTTATCGACCGACCCCATTTACTTTATCGTAACAGGGACAGAGGACGCCATGACCATGGACGTCCCCAATGCGGCCAAAAAGGTGGAGTTTTCCTTTGAAAAAGTGGATGAAAACGGGCAGGCAATGCCGGGAGTTGAATTCGAGTTATACGCCTGCAAATATGACAAAGCATATTCAGACCAAACAGGAATAAAACCAGGGGAATCCGATAAACACAGTCACAGCGAATTGGCAGGAGCAGACGATTCATGTTGGACGACTGTGATTAAGAAATTGACATCCGATACAAACGGAAATGTCAATTTTGGTGAGCTTCGGAGTGGTGAATATAACCTGGTTGAAGTGAAAACAAAGGCCGGGTATCAGCTGCCAAAGGGACAGTGGCGGGTAACGATTGACGCTGAAGCAAACACCATTGACATTAAAGCAAAAGGAAAACCACTGGCCCCGGCAGTCAAGAAAACAGCTACAGGCTTGCAGCTTGTCAATTATCCGAATCCTCAAATGCCCTATGCGGGGACAAATGATTCGAACCGCTTGCTTTTCAGCTTGTTAGGCGCATTGTTATTAGGCATGGCTTTTGTAGCTGGTTACAAAAAATTTGAGGAAAGAGGTAAAAAGTAG
- a CDS encoding SpaA isopeptide-forming pilin-related protein — translation MYKNKALKKTFSLLFAFLFTLLTLLSPLSSMVAKAEEGEDLPPTGDLAQYAVNEVGQSDQGWVIYSSEDPNYNPMTRASGSSGVSVSKDYGGYTSYTQIITVVDDSGVAHTAYCIEPDKNTPNGTIYNQQITDNAQLRTVLYYGYDGPGGAEFMAREGGDAQSAFMDTWWAVRLACGETSSNPAVYNDPNIRWLLDHAPVEVGGITVSGSPDTRWNVGEKMQETDWYTTSGSGTFTLELDGLGIVAKLSDSRTITSTTSGIPVGTAFKLCAGPEKDGTVTVPIKATGVAYASLMFIPASEPDTQSVVAGASVQGQGQEASASANFVKRVTYPDVQKTDNRHLALDLSKTQPSGDASLDGAVFGLYKDPECTQLVTQATVTNGIADFGAVVLGDYFYKEISAGKGYKTNETVYPVTVWAEGMQGVTEIPNDVKTNPVSIVKYAITDPDNVDDVLNPLANVDFTLTLKSAIDKGEKLTEGDNLFSGKTDENGRIRWENVPVGTYVLHEVKTPEGFIPIDDLIVVVDGSGEEIEIPLTNKMMYGDLIIVKKDSETQKEIPVSGVKFKVIDLATMQFVKQSSAATLFIPTDTFKTNDEGKLSLPKKLKSGSYAVVEVSSPDGYLTAGLTASNNTQKYMVDGKEYQGIPVTISPTTCDKIEINGKTEYSSTVSVYDQPAKGRIEVTKTGDQLDGTKTTPSKYGNVTEFIFNEKALKGTVFEVYADEDITTPDGTVRLHKGDLADTLTTGDNGKAITKDLYLGKYKVVEKSAPEGFVNDGTEQKVTLKYKGETVQASDNVENTTFHNDRQNVEFQLTKLEQEIDKIEQEGDGVTIHYKDVPANDIDFGLYTKEAMSDGKGGTIAADTLVSVKTVKKGQANTVENLPVGNYYLKELSTKDHLEDNNFRYEVTYAIQGNDPLVVVQANKGEAIKNYYVERPFEFTKKDISDGMLIPGVTVNVYDETGENIIFTGKTNENGEITITLPAGKYFYQEVDAPAPYLCPDDLYPFEITKDNKVTQALMTDELAMGNIRLHKTAEDRNNYTIEASGKVNYKEKDLEGAEYAVKAAEDIVIPEGVVKAFKGDTVARMVTDKKGEATVTEAFFMTKEGAAARMTEDPEKPDVKSEGTETPGTDKPDTEAKAVEPMDLTKVDETSTVPVKSETALFLGSGTAKYDVVETKAPDGYRLDETIHTVELSFKDNKTPLVEVELECFNEAKGGDIVLYKEDTEAKTALPNAEISVMDADQKVIFKGKSDEQGNLKIGKLPDGQYFYHETKAPDGYVLDPTIYELKVVDHENATATLGNVKEDIPDTGIDSNNSPLYIGLIGGAALVCAITLGVHNRRKAKR, via the coding sequence ATGTATAAAAACAAAGCTTTGAAAAAAACATTTTCGCTGCTTTTTGCGTTCTTATTCACCTTGCTGACGCTTCTGTCACCGCTGAGCTCAATGGTGGCAAAAGCCGAGGAAGGTGAGGATTTGCCACCGACGGGTGACCTGGCGCAGTACGCAGTGAACGAAGTCGGACAATCCGATCAGGGCTGGGTCATTTACTCGTCTGAAGATCCTAACTACAATCCCATGACGCGGGCATCCGGCAGCTCCGGCGTGTCTGTCTCGAAAGATTACGGGGGATATACGAGTTACACCCAGATTATCACCGTCGTGGACGATTCCGGTGTCGCGCATACCGCGTACTGTATTGAGCCCGATAAGAATACGCCCAATGGAACCATCTATAATCAGCAGATCACGGATAACGCTCAGCTGAGAACCGTGCTCTATTACGGCTATGACGGCCCGGGAGGGGCTGAATTCATGGCCCGTGAAGGCGGCGATGCGCAGAGCGCTTTCATGGATACCTGGTGGGCAGTAAGATTGGCCTGTGGAGAAACGTCATCAAACCCCGCGGTTTATAACGATCCCAATATCCGCTGGCTGCTTGACCACGCGCCAGTTGAAGTTGGGGGCATTACGGTAAGTGGCTCACCGGATACCCGGTGGAACGTTGGCGAAAAGATGCAGGAAACAGACTGGTACACTACCAGCGGCTCCGGTACCTTTACCCTTGAACTCGATGGTCTGGGTATTGTTGCCAAACTGAGTGACAGCCGCACCATCACTTCCACCACTTCAGGTATTCCAGTAGGAACGGCTTTCAAATTGTGTGCAGGCCCGGAAAAAGATGGAACCGTCACGGTACCGATCAAAGCCACCGGCGTGGCTTATGCAAGCCTGATGTTTATTCCGGCTTCTGAACCGGATACACAGAGTGTTGTGGCCGGTGCCAGTGTTCAGGGGCAGGGACAGGAAGCTTCCGCCAGTGCAAACTTTGTGAAGCGTGTGACTTACCCGGATGTACAAAAAACCGACAATCGCCATCTGGCACTTGATCTGAGCAAAACACAGCCTTCCGGGGACGCTAGTCTTGACGGAGCCGTTTTTGGCCTTTACAAAGATCCGGAATGCACCCAGCTGGTGACTCAGGCAACCGTAACGAATGGGATTGCTGACTTTGGCGCGGTTGTCCTAGGCGACTATTTTTACAAAGAAATCAGTGCCGGTAAGGGCTATAAAACCAATGAAACCGTCTATCCGGTCACCGTATGGGCAGAAGGCATGCAGGGCGTTACGGAGATCCCCAATGATGTTAAAACCAATCCTGTCAGCATTGTTAAATATGCGATCACCGATCCAGACAATGTGGATGACGTGTTAAATCCCCTGGCAAACGTTGATTTTACCCTGACCTTAAAGTCGGCCATCGACAAAGGCGAAAAGCTGACGGAAGGGGACAATTTGTTTAGCGGAAAAACCGATGAAAATGGCCGTATCCGCTGGGAAAATGTTCCTGTGGGGACTTATGTCCTTCACGAAGTTAAAACGCCAGAGGGCTTTATTCCCATTGATGATCTGATCGTTGTCGTTGACGGCAGCGGCGAAGAAATTGAGATCCCGCTCACCAACAAAATGATGTACGGCGATCTTATTATCGTGAAGAAAGATTCGGAAACACAGAAAGAGATCCCGGTATCCGGGGTCAAATTCAAGGTCATTGACCTGGCAACCATGCAGTTTGTCAAACAGTCCAGCGCAGCGACCCTGTTTATACCGACCGACACCTTTAAGACCAACGATGAAGGGAAACTGTCCCTTCCGAAAAAACTCAAAAGCGGCAGCTACGCCGTGGTGGAAGTTTCGTCTCCAGACGGATACTTAACCGCAGGACTGACCGCCAGCAACAACACGCAAAAATATATGGTTGACGGCAAGGAATACCAGGGTATCCCGGTCACCATCAGTCCGACAACCTGCGATAAAATCGAAATTAACGGCAAAACCGAATACAGCAGCACGGTCAGTGTCTACGATCAACCAGCCAAAGGACGGATTGAAGTCACCAAAACCGGCGACCAGCTGGACGGTACTAAAACCACTCCAAGCAAATATGGCAATGTCACAGAATTTATCTTCAATGAAAAAGCCTTAAAAGGCACGGTATTTGAAGTTTATGCGGACGAAGACATTACGACACCCGACGGCACCGTTCGCCTGCACAAAGGCGATCTGGCGGATACCCTGACCACCGGAGATAATGGAAAGGCCATTACCAAAGACCTTTACTTAGGCAAATATAAGGTGGTCGAAAAGTCTGCGCCGGAAGGTTTTGTCAATGATGGAACGGAGCAGAAAGTCACCCTGAAGTATAAAGGTGAAACCGTTCAGGCATCCGACAATGTCGAAAACACGACCTTCCATAATGACCGCCAGAACGTTGAGTTTCAACTGACAAAACTGGAACAGGAAATCGACAAGATTGAACAGGAAGGTGACGGCGTCACCATCCATTATAAGGATGTTCCGGCCAATGACATCGACTTTGGCCTTTACACCAAAGAAGCCATGAGTGACGGTAAAGGCGGCACCATCGCCGCGGACACACTGGTATCGGTGAAGACCGTGAAAAAAGGCCAGGCAAACACCGTTGAAAACCTGCCTGTCGGTAACTACTACCTGAAAGAACTCAGCACCAAGGATCATCTGGAAGATAACAATTTCCGTTATGAAGTCACTTATGCCATCCAGGGCAACGATCCGCTGGTGGTAGTTCAGGCCAATAAAGGTGAAGCTATCAAAAATTACTATGTAGAGCGTCCTTTTGAATTTACGAAAAAGGATATTTCGGATGGCATGTTGATTCCGGGCGTCACCGTCAATGTTTACGACGAAACCGGGGAGAACATCATCTTTACCGGAAAAACCAATGAAAACGGCGAAATTACCATCACACTGCCAGCAGGCAAATACTTCTATCAGGAAGTCGATGCTCCGGCGCCGTACTTATGCCCGGACGATTTATACCCGTTTGAAATCACCAAAGACAATAAAGTAACCCAGGCACTCATGACCGATGAGCTGGCCATGGGGAATATCCGGTTACACAAAACCGCTGAAGACCGGAATAATTACACCATTGAGGCATCCGGAAAGGTTAACTACAAAGAAAAAGACCTTGAAGGGGCCGAATACGCAGTGAAAGCAGCGGAAGACATCGTCATACCGGAGGGTGTCGTCAAAGCCTTTAAAGGCGATACTGTCGCCCGTATGGTCACGGACAAAAAAGGGGAAGCCACGGTTACAGAAGCTTTCTTCATGACCAAAGAGGGTGCGGCTGCCCGGATGACGGAAGATCCGGAAAAACCAGATGTGAAGTCTGAAGGGACAGAGACACCGGGCACTGACAAACCAGACACCGAAGCAAAAGCGGTTGAGCCGATGGATCTCACCAAAGTCGATGAAACATCGACCGTTCCGGTAAAATCCGAAACGGCTTTATTCCTTGGCAGCGGCACGGCCAAGTATGATGTGGTCGAAACCAAAGCCCCGGACGGTTATCGTTTGGATGAAACCATCCATACCGTGGAGCTGAGCTTCAAAGACAATAAAACCCCACTGGTGGAAGTTGAGCTTGAATGCTTCAACGAAGCCAAAGGCGGAGACATTGTTCTTTACAAAGAAGATACCGAAGCTAAAACAGCCCTTCCGAACGCAGAGATCAGCGTGATGGATGCGGATCAAAAGGTGATCTTCAAGGGAAAATCCGATGAGCAGGGCAACCTGAAAATCGGCAAGCTGCCAGATGGCCAGTATTTCTATCATGAAACCAAAGCACCGGACGGCTATGTTCTTGATCCAACCATCTATGAATTGAAAGTCGTGGATCATGAAAATGCAACCGCCACGCTGGGCAATGTGAAAGAAGATATTCCGGATACCGGGATTGATTCAAACAATAGCCCACTTTACATTGGTCTGATTGGTGGCGCTGCCTTGGTTTGTGCAATCACTTTAGGTGTTCATAACCGCCGAAAAGCAAAGAGATAA
- a CDS encoding HAD-IB family phosphatase → MKNRKKYKFIIDFDGTISVNDSTTTIARHFVPEMQKKYEERLHKKEISIAKYIQELLEASNLTEKTYIRFLEQNIVIDPTFKDFIKEGYDYTIVSAGAFQNIFYSLKAASIDIPPSRILSNQIQFLSGCLKLHPSEYPHKNGIDKKKIIQNYQSYNIPVIFIGDGISDFEGAEAADVVLAKRDKRLEKYCVEHQISCFTYENFRDICHILENEKLI, encoded by the coding sequence ATGAAGAATCGAAAAAAATATAAATTCATTATTGATTTTGATGGTACAATCTCTGTAAATGACAGCACAACAACAATTGCCAGGCATTTTGTACCTGAAATGCAAAAAAAATATGAAGAAAGGCTCCATAAAAAAGAGATATCTATTGCTAAATATATTCAAGAATTGCTAGAAGCTTCCAATTTAACAGAAAAAACTTATATCCGTTTTTTAGAACAAAATATTGTTATTGATCCAACTTTCAAGGACTTTATTAAAGAAGGATATGATTATACCATTGTTAGTGCAGGAGCATTTCAAAATATTTTTTATAGTTTAAAAGCTGCTAGTATCGATATACCGCCATCAAGAATCCTATCAAATCAAATCCAATTTTTGTCAGGATGTCTAAAATTGCATCCATCAGAGTATCCTCATAAAAATGGGATCGATAAGAAAAAAATCATTCAAAACTATCAAAGTTACAATATTCCTGTGATTTTTATTGGAGATGGTATATCTGATTTTGAAGGTGCAGAAGCGGCAGATGTTGTTTTAGCAAAACGAGATAAACGACTTGAGAAATACTGTGTCGAACATCAAATTTCGTGTTTTACCTATGAAAATTTTCGAGATATATGTCATATTCTTGAAAATGAAAAATTGATTTAA
- a CDS encoding class C sortase — translation MKRILSNMAITLMFIIGACFLAYPIIANLLSNRQHGEVIQDYQITVEQMNASVMAEEKEKALAYNQGLNGLVAHDPFIEGSGYVLPENYLDCLNVDGIMGTLVIDKIKINLPIYHGTRDEVLQKGVGHIKETALPIGGEGSHAVLTSHSGLNEAKLFTELDQLTEGDTFEIHVLDEILTYQVDQIKVVEPNQTDELKAVPGKDYVTLLTCTPIGVNSHRLLVRGERIFLEPQAEEIKETVNRSYVLLAAATVILVPIVLLILYWIIQKKVKKK, via the coding sequence ATGAAGCGGATTCTATCGAATATGGCCATCACTTTAATGTTCATCATCGGAGCTTGCTTTTTGGCGTACCCGATCATTGCGAATCTGCTGTCAAATCGGCAGCATGGGGAAGTGATTCAGGATTATCAAATCACGGTGGAGCAGATGAACGCTTCTGTCATGGCCGAAGAAAAAGAAAAAGCCCTGGCTTACAACCAGGGCTTAAATGGTTTGGTCGCACATGACCCGTTTATCGAAGGCAGTGGCTATGTCCTTCCCGAAAACTATCTGGACTGCTTAAACGTGGATGGGATCATGGGAACGCTTGTCATTGACAAAATTAAGATCAATCTGCCGATTTATCATGGCACCCGTGACGAGGTGCTGCAAAAAGGTGTTGGACACATCAAAGAAACCGCACTGCCCATCGGCGGGGAAGGCAGCCACGCTGTCCTCACAAGCCATAGTGGGCTTAACGAGGCAAAGCTTTTTACCGAATTGGATCAGCTCACCGAGGGAGATACTTTTGAGATCCATGTGCTGGATGAAATTCTGACCTATCAGGTGGATCAGATCAAAGTGGTCGAACCCAATCAAACGGACGAATTAAAGGCTGTACCAGGCAAGGATTATGTGACCCTGCTGACCTGTACACCCATTGGTGTCAACAGCCACCGGCTTTTGGTCAGAGGGGAACGGATTTTTTTAGAGCCGCAGGCAGAAGAAATCAAAGAAACGGTTAACCGCAGCTATGTTCTCTTAGCGGCAGCGACGGTTATCCTGGTTCCGATTGTTCTTTTAATTCTGTATTGGATAATTCAAAAGAAAGTTAAAAAGAAGTAG
- a CDS encoding M1 family aminopeptidase: MIGTGDAIIADDTVMADYHFTANAVRDVIFVIGNDYHVATDVVDGITVNSYYHSGREEKGQEALNVAMDTLKDCNYRLGTYPYSRFNVVETQMEMLGMEYPQVVLITMADEGVPSSVHEIMHQWFYSLVGSNSYTSAWLDESLATYLANPGLVGYSGYITQPYSAFASDPDYTLAMYFCGASMYNRLEEAYGKSTMTDFMRQILEQYAYKEISTQDLVNLLADYFGADNEILKEYIEPQYLENIPK, encoded by the coding sequence GTGATCGGAACCGGTGATGCCATCATCGCTGACGATACTGTCATGGCAGACTATCATTTTACAGCCAATGCTGTGCGTGATGTAATCTTTGTGATCGGCAATGACTATCATGTCGCAACTGATGTTGTCGACGGTATCACAGTCAACAGCTACTATCACTCCGGCCGCGAAGAAAAGGGGCAGGAAGCACTCAATGTTGCCATGGACACACTTAAGGACTGCAATTATCGCCTCGGAACATACCCCTATTCGCGATTCAATGTGGTCGAAACCCAGATGGAAATGCTGGGAATGGAATACCCGCAGGTGGTTTTAATCACAATGGCCGATGAGGGCGTTCCCTCCTCAGTTCATGAAATCATGCATCAGTGGTTTTACTCCTTGGTTGGCAGCAACTCCTATACCAGCGCCTGGCTGGACGAAAGCCTGGCAACCTACCTTGCAAATCCTGGGCTCGTCGGTTATTCCGGTTACATCACACAGCCTTACAGCGCATTTGCCAGCGATCCGGATTACACACTGGCCATGTACTTCTGTGGCGCATCAATGTACAATCGTCTGGAGGAAGCATATGGCAAAAGCACCATGACTGATTTCATGCGCCAGATCCTTGAGCAATACGCTTATAAAGAGATCTCAACACAAGATTTAGTCAATCTTTTAGCGGATTACTTCGGCGCTGACAACGAGATTTTAAAAGAATATATTGAGCCGCAATATTTAGAAAATATACCAAAGTGA
- a CDS encoding BtpA/SgcQ family protein gives MTWLKDKLFTEKAVIAMCHLDALPGDPHFDKAGGMEKVIRHAREDFLALQEGGVDAVMFSNEFSLPYLTNVKTETVAAMARVIGEIKPLIEIPYGVNVLWDAKKSLDLAVAVDACFVREIFTGVYGSDFGLWDTNVGETIRHQRYIGAENVKLLFNIVPEAAAYLGERDIVSIAKSTVFNNRPDALCVSGLTAGTETDAAVLKRVKDTVPDTVVFANTGVRLENVREQLSLADGAVVGTTFKKDGIFENHVDKQRVKAFMDEVKKFRKDANVC, from the coding sequence ATGACTTGGTTAAAAGATAAATTATTTACAGAAAAAGCGGTAATTGCAATGTGTCACTTGGATGCACTTCCAGGCGATCCTCATTTTGACAAAGCAGGTGGGATGGAAAAAGTAATCCGTCATGCAAGAGAAGATTTTTTAGCGCTTCAGGAAGGTGGCGTGGATGCAGTAATGTTTTCAAATGAATTTTCTCTACCATATCTAACTAATGTAAAAACAGAAACCGTTGCGGCTATGGCACGTGTCATCGGAGAAATTAAACCGTTGATCGAGATTCCGTATGGTGTGAATGTACTTTGGGATGCAAAAAAATCCTTAGATCTGGCTGTGGCAGTTGACGCATGCTTTGTTAGGGAGATATTTACTGGTGTCTATGGGTCGGATTTTGGTCTGTGGGATACAAATGTTGGGGAGACAATTCGTCACCAACGATATATTGGTGCAGAGAATGTAAAATTACTGTTCAATATTGTTCCAGAAGCTGCGGCTTATTTGGGTGAACGCGATATTGTATCAATTGCAAAATCAACAGTATTTAACAATCGTCCAGATGCATTATGTGTTTCTGGCTTGACCGCGGGGACAGAAACGGACGCAGCAGTGCTAAAACGTGTTAAAGATACAGTTCCTGATACGGTTGTCTTTGCGAATACAGGAGTACGTTTGGAAAATGTTCGAGAACAACTTTCTTTAGCCGATGGTGCAGTAGTAGGGACAACCTTTAAAAAAGATGGCATATTTGAAAATCATGTTGACAAACAGCGAGTTAAAGCGTTCATGGATGAGGTTAAGAAATTTAGAAAAGATGCAAATGTCTGCTGA